A genomic region of Ictidomys tridecemlineatus isolate mIctTri1 chromosome 10, mIctTri1.hap1, whole genome shotgun sequence contains the following coding sequences:
- the Tbl3 gene encoding transducin beta-like protein 3 isoform X3: MGLCGSGMLYGTMGHTTFGALLELCTADAAIRVWSLQDRSCLAVLTAHYSAVTSLTFSADGHTMLSSGRDKICILWDLHSYQATRTVPVFESVEAAVLLPEEPVPTLGMKNSGLHFLTAGDQGKLRVWEAASGQCVYTQPQLPGPGQELTHCALARTAGLLLSVTADHNLLLYEAQSLQLQKQFAGYSEEVLDVRFLGPKDSHIVVASNSPCLKVFELQTSACQILHGHTDIVLALDVFRKGWLFASCAKDQSVRVWRMNKAGQVACVAQGSGHTHSVGTICCSRLKESFLVTGSQDCTVKLWPLPEALLSKSTAPDGSSIVLQAQATQRCHDKDINSVAVAPNDKLLATGSQDRTAKLWALPQCHLLGVFSGHRRGLWCVQFSPMDQVLATASADGTIKLWALQDFSCLKTFEGHDASVLKVAFVSRGTQLLSSGSDGLVKLWTIKNNECVRTLDAHEDKVWGLHCSQLDDRAVTGASDSCVILWKDVTEAEQAEEQAKREEHLVKQQELDNLLHEKRYLRALGLAISLDRPHTVLTVIQAIRRDPEACEKLEATMLRLRRDQKEALLRFCVTWNTNSRHCHEAQAVLGVLLQHEPPEELLAYQGVRAALEALLPYTERHFQRLSRTLQAATFLDFLWHNMKLSPLSTTPTAL; the protein is encoded by the exons ATGGGGCTGTGCGGGTCTGGGATGTTGTACGGCACTATGGGACACACCACCTTCGGGGCTCTCCTGGAGTTGTGCA CCGCAGACGCTGCCATCCGCGTGTGGTCACTGCAGGACCGCTCGTGCCTGGCTGTGCTAACTGCCCACTACAGTGCTGTCACCTCACTGACCTTTAGTGCTGATGGCCATACCATGCTCAG CTCTGGACGTGACAAGATCTGCATTCTCTGGGACCTTCACAGCTACCAGGCCACAAGGACTGTGCCAGTGTTTGAG AGTGTGGAGGCTGCTGTGCTGTTGCCTGAGGAGCCAGTTCCTACACTGGGTATGAAGAATTCAGGCCTGCATTTCCTGACTGCTGGTGACCAAG GCAAACTGCGCGTGTGGGAGGCAGCTTCTGGGCAGTGTGTATACACCCAACCACAgctgccaggccctgggcaggaaCTGACCCACTGTGCCCTGGCCCGCACTGCTGGCCTACTCCTCAGTGTCACTGCCGACCACAACCTACTACTGTATGAGGCACAGTCCCTGCAGCTGCAGAAGCAG TTTGCTGGCTACAGCGAGGAGGTATTGGATGTCCGGTTCCTTGGGCCCAAGGACTCCCACATTGTTGTGGCTTCCAATAGCCCTTGCCTAAAAGTATTTGAGCTGCAGACATCAGCCTGCCAGATCCTCCATGGCCACACAG ACATTGTCCTGGCCCTGGATGTTTTCCGGAAGGGGTGGCTCTTTGCCAGCTGTGCCAAG GATCAAAGTGTCCGAGTCTGGAGGATGAACAAAGCTGGCCAGGTGGCCTGTGTGGCCCAGGGTTCTGGGCACACACACAGTGTGGGCACCATCTGCTGCTCCAG GCTAAAGGAATCCTTCCTAGTGACAGGCAGCCAGGACTGTACGGTGAAGTTGTGGCCCCTCCCAGAAGCTCTGCTATCCAAGAGCACTGCCCCAGATGGTAGCTCCATTGTCCTACAGGCCCAGGCCACCCAGCGCTGCCATGACAAG GACATCAACAGTGTGGCTGTCGCCCCTAATGACAAGCTGCTGGCCACAGGCTCTCAGGACCGCACAGCCAAGCTATGGGCTCTGCCACAGTGCCACCTTCTGGGTGTTTTCTCTGGCCACCGGCGTGGCCTCTGGTGTGTTCAGTTCTCACCCATGGACCAGGTGCTGGCCACAGCCTCGGCTGATGGTACCATCAAGCTCTGGGCATTGCAGGATTTTAGCTGTCTCAAG ACATTTGAGGGGCATGATGCTTCAGTACTGAAGGTAGCCTTTGTGAGCCGTGGCACACAGCTGCTGTCTAG TGGTTCTGACGGGCTTGTGAAGCTTTGGACCATCAAGAATAATGAGTGTGTGCGGACACTGGATGCCCATGAAGATAAGGTCTGGGGGTTGCACTGCAGCCAGCTGGATGACCGCGCCGTTACTGGGGCCAGCGACTCCTGTGTCATTCTGTGGAAG GATGTGACTGAGGCAGAACAGGCGGAGGAGCAAGCCAAGCGGGAGGAACACTTGGTTAA GCAGCAAGAGCTGGACAACCTGCTCCATGAGAAGCGGTATCTGCGGGCTCTAGGCCTGGCCATCTCCCTGGATCGGCCCCATACTGTGCTAACTGTTATCCAGG CCATCCGCAGAGACCCTGAGGCCTGTGAGAAGTTGGAAGCCACCATGCTGAGATTGAGGCGAGACCAGAAAG AGGCCCTGCTGCGCTTCTGTGTCACCTGGAACACCAACTCCCGGCACTGCCATGAAGCCCAGGCTGTGTTGGGTGTGCTACTGCAACACGAACCCCCTGAAGAGCTGCTGGCCTACCAGGGCGTGCGTGCTGCACTGGAGGCCCTACTGCCCTACACTG AACGGCACTTTCAGAGGCTTAGCCGGACTCTGCAGGCAGCCACCTTCTTGGACTTCCTATGGCACAACATGAAGCTATCCCCTCTCTCTACTACCCCCACAGCCCTCTGA
- the Tbl3 gene encoding transducin beta-like protein 3 isoform X1, which produces MAEAASGVSRFKANYAIERKMEPFYKGGKVQLDQPGRHLFCVCGTRVNILDVASGAVLRSLEQEDQEDITAFDLSPDDEVLVTASRALLLAQWAWREGSITRLWKAVHTAPVATMAFDPTSTLLATGGCDGAVRVWDVVRHYGTHHLRGSPGVVHLVAFHPDPTRLLLFSSAADAAIRVWSLQDRSCLAVLTAHYSAVTSLTFSADGHTMLSSGRDKICILWDLHSYQATRTVPVFESVEAAVLLPEEPVPTLGMKNSGLHFLTAGDQGKLRVWEAASGQCVYTQPQLPGPGQELTHCALARTAGLLLSVTADHNLLLYEAQSLQLQKQFAGYSEEVLDVRFLGPKDSHIVVASNSPCLKVFELQTSACQILHGHTDIVLALDVFRKGWLFASCAKDQSVRVWRMNKAGQVACVAQGSGHTHSVGTICCSRLKESFLVTGSQDCTVKLWPLPEALLSKSTAPDGSSIVLQAQATQRCHDKDINSVAVAPNDKLLATGSQDRTAKLWALPQCHLLGVFSGHRRGLWCVQFSPMDQVLATASADGTIKLWALQDFSCLKTFEGHDASVLKVAFVSRGTQLLSSGSDGLVKLWTIKNNECVRTLDAHEDKVWGLHCSQLDDRAVTGASDSCVILWKDVTEAEQAEEQAKREEHLVKQQELDNLLHEKRYLRALGLAISLDRPHTVLTVIQAIRRDPEACEKLEATMLRLRRDQKEALLRFCVTWNTNSRHCHEAQAVLGVLLQHEPPEELLAYQGVRAALEALLPYTERHFQRLSRTLQAATFLDFLWHNMKLSPLSTTPTAL; this is translated from the exons ATGGCTGAGGCCGCGTCCGGAGTGAGCCGCTTCAAGGCGAA CTATGCTATTGAGCGCAAGATGGAACCTTTCTACAAGGGCGGGAAAGTACAG CTGGACCAGCCTGGCCGGCACCTCTTCTGCGTCTGTGGTACCAGAGTCAACATCCTGGATGTGGCCTCAGGGGCTGTACTGAGGAGCCTGGAGCAG GAGGACCAAGAAGACATCACTGCCTTTGACCTCAGCCCGGATGATGAG GTGCTAGTGACAGCCAGCCGGGCACTGTTGCTGGCTCAGTGGGCCTGGCGAGAGGGCAGCATTACCCGCCTATGGAAGGCAGTACACACTGCTCCTGTGGCAACCATGGCCTTTGATCCCACCTCCACACTGCTAGCCACAG GTGGTTGCGATGGGGCTGTGCGGGTCTGGGATGTTGTACGGCACTATGGGACACACCACCTTCGGGGCTCTCCTGGAGTTGTGCA tttgGTGGCCTTCCACCCGGATCCCACTCGCCTGCTGCTCTTCTCCTCAGCCGCAGACGCTGCCATCCGCGTGTGGTCACTGCAGGACCGCTCGTGCCTGGCTGTGCTAACTGCCCACTACAGTGCTGTCACCTCACTGACCTTTAGTGCTGATGGCCATACCATGCTCAG CTCTGGACGTGACAAGATCTGCATTCTCTGGGACCTTCACAGCTACCAGGCCACAAGGACTGTGCCAGTGTTTGAG AGTGTGGAGGCTGCTGTGCTGTTGCCTGAGGAGCCAGTTCCTACACTGGGTATGAAGAATTCAGGCCTGCATTTCCTGACTGCTGGTGACCAAG GCAAACTGCGCGTGTGGGAGGCAGCTTCTGGGCAGTGTGTATACACCCAACCACAgctgccaggccctgggcaggaaCTGACCCACTGTGCCCTGGCCCGCACTGCTGGCCTACTCCTCAGTGTCACTGCCGACCACAACCTACTACTGTATGAGGCACAGTCCCTGCAGCTGCAGAAGCAG TTTGCTGGCTACAGCGAGGAGGTATTGGATGTCCGGTTCCTTGGGCCCAAGGACTCCCACATTGTTGTGGCTTCCAATAGCCCTTGCCTAAAAGTATTTGAGCTGCAGACATCAGCCTGCCAGATCCTCCATGGCCACACAG ACATTGTCCTGGCCCTGGATGTTTTCCGGAAGGGGTGGCTCTTTGCCAGCTGTGCCAAG GATCAAAGTGTCCGAGTCTGGAGGATGAACAAAGCTGGCCAGGTGGCCTGTGTGGCCCAGGGTTCTGGGCACACACACAGTGTGGGCACCATCTGCTGCTCCAG GCTAAAGGAATCCTTCCTAGTGACAGGCAGCCAGGACTGTACGGTGAAGTTGTGGCCCCTCCCAGAAGCTCTGCTATCCAAGAGCACTGCCCCAGATGGTAGCTCCATTGTCCTACAGGCCCAGGCCACCCAGCGCTGCCATGACAAG GACATCAACAGTGTGGCTGTCGCCCCTAATGACAAGCTGCTGGCCACAGGCTCTCAGGACCGCACAGCCAAGCTATGGGCTCTGCCACAGTGCCACCTTCTGGGTGTTTTCTCTGGCCACCGGCGTGGCCTCTGGTGTGTTCAGTTCTCACCCATGGACCAGGTGCTGGCCACAGCCTCGGCTGATGGTACCATCAAGCTCTGGGCATTGCAGGATTTTAGCTGTCTCAAG ACATTTGAGGGGCATGATGCTTCAGTACTGAAGGTAGCCTTTGTGAGCCGTGGCACACAGCTGCTGTCTAG TGGTTCTGACGGGCTTGTGAAGCTTTGGACCATCAAGAATAATGAGTGTGTGCGGACACTGGATGCCCATGAAGATAAGGTCTGGGGGTTGCACTGCAGCCAGCTGGATGACCGCGCCGTTACTGGGGCCAGCGACTCCTGTGTCATTCTGTGGAAG GATGTGACTGAGGCAGAACAGGCGGAGGAGCAAGCCAAGCGGGAGGAACACTTGGTTAA GCAGCAAGAGCTGGACAACCTGCTCCATGAGAAGCGGTATCTGCGGGCTCTAGGCCTGGCCATCTCCCTGGATCGGCCCCATACTGTGCTAACTGTTATCCAGG CCATCCGCAGAGACCCTGAGGCCTGTGAGAAGTTGGAAGCCACCATGCTGAGATTGAGGCGAGACCAGAAAG AGGCCCTGCTGCGCTTCTGTGTCACCTGGAACACCAACTCCCGGCACTGCCATGAAGCCCAGGCTGTGTTGGGTGTGCTACTGCAACACGAACCCCCTGAAGAGCTGCTGGCCTACCAGGGCGTGCGTGCTGCACTGGAGGCCCTACTGCCCTACACTG AACGGCACTTTCAGAGGCTTAGCCGGACTCTGCAGGCAGCCACCTTCTTGGACTTCCTATGGCACAACATGAAGCTATCCCCTCTCTCTACTACCCCCACAGCCCTCTGA
- the Noxo1 gene encoding NADPH oxidase organizer 1 isoform X2 — protein sequence MASPRHPLSVRAVALVQVQRLQTFAFSVRWSDGSNTFVRRSWGEFRQLQKTLKDTFPVEAGLLRRSDRILPRLPDTPLLMRGGRTGRGLARLRLLDTYAQALLATAERVSRSLALTNFFAPQPLDLEPVLPPGSLVILPAPEEPLSEPANSLAIHSLEAQRLRCLQPFRTQDTQGRPFLAGAQESLDVLLRHPSGWWLVENEDLQTAWFPAPYLEEVALGQDKEAGLNLGTIGTQFCASRAYEGSRDDELSVPVGARVRVLQTSDRGWWLCRYSGKTGLLPAVLLQPEGLGSLLSGTGILGEDTAEEATTIPPAVPTRPPLSAIQSRCCTITRRALGRAPGPLGPP from the exons ATGGCCAGCCCTCGGCACCCGTTGTCTGTGCGCGCGGTGGCTCTGGTGCAGGTGCAGCGGCTCCAG ACGTTCGCCTTTTCGGTTCGCTGGTCTGATGGCAGCAACACCTTTGTGCGCAGGAGCTGGGGCGAGTTCAGACAGCTCCAA AAGACCCTCAAGGACACCTTTCCAGTGGAGGCGGGCCTGCTGCGGAGATCTGACCGCATTCTTCCTAGGCTTCCTG ACACACCACTGCTAATGCGAGGGGGGCGCACGGGCCGCGGCCTAGCACGGCTGCGGCTGCTGGATACCTATGCACAGGCGCTATTGGCCACTGCTGAGCGGGTATCTAGGAGCCTGGCACTCACCAACTTCTTTGCACCGCAACCCCTGGACCTGGAGCCCGTGCTGCCTCCTGGAAG CCTGGTGATCCTGCCTGCCCCAGAGGAGCCTTTATCAGAACCCGCCAACAGTCTTGCCATCCACAGCCTGGAGGCTCAGAGGCTTCGCTGCCTGCAGCCCTTTCGCACCCAGGATACACAGGGCAGGCCTTTCCTTGCAGGGGCCCAGGAAAGCCTGGATGTGCTGCTGCGACACCCCTCAG GTTGGTGGCTGGTGGAAAATGAGGACCTACAGACAGCCTGGTTTCCAGCTCCCTacctggaggaggtggccctAGGCCAGGACAAAGAGGCAGGCCTGAACCTGGGAACCATCG GGACCCAGTTCTGTGCTTCCCGTGCCTATGAAGGCAGCCGTGATGATGAGCTCTCAGTGCCTGTGGGGGCACGAGTTCGTGTGCTACAAACTTCAGACCGTGGCTGGTGGCTCTGCAG ATACAGTGGCAAGACCGGTCTGCTCCCAGCAGTGCTGCTGCAGCCTGAAGGGCTGGGTTCACTCTTGAGTGGGACAGGGATACTTGGTGAGGACACAGCAGAGGAGGCCACTACTATTCCCCCTGCTGTGCCCACCCGCCCACCATTGAGTGCCATCCAGAGCCGCTGCTGTACCATTACCCGCAGGGCACTAGGGAGGGCTCCAGGACCACTGGGCCCTCCTTGA
- the Tbl3 gene encoding transducin beta-like protein 3 isoform X2, which produces MAEAASGVSRFKANYAIERKMEPFYKGGKVQLDQPGRHLFCVCGTRVNILDVASGAVLRSLEQEDQEDITAFDLSPDDEVLVTASRALLLAQWAWREGSITRLWKAVHTAPVATMAFDPTSTLLATGGCDGAVRVWDVVRHYGTHHLRGSPGVVHLVAFHPDPTRLLLFSSAADAAIRVWSLQDRSCLAVLTAHYSAVTSLTFSADGHTMLSSGRDKICILWDLHSYQATRTVPVFESVEAAVLLPEEPVPTLGMKNSGLHFLTAGDQGKLRVWEAASGQCVYTQPQLPGPGQELTHCALARTAGLLLSVTADHNLLLYEAQSLQLQKQFAGYSEEVLDVRFLGPKDSHIVVASNSPCLKVFELQTSACQILHGHTDIVLALDVFRKGWLFASCAKDQSVRVWRMNKAGQVACVAQGSGHTHSVGTICCSRLKESFLVTGSQDCTVKLWPLPEALLSKSTAPDGSSIVLQAQATQRCHDKDINSVAVAPNDKLLATGSQDRTAKLWALPQCHLLGVFSGHRRGLWCVQFSPMDQVLATASADGTIKLWALQDFSCLKTFEGHDASVLKVAFVSRGTQLLSSGSDGLVKLWTIKNNECVRTLDAHEDKVWGLHCSQLDDRAVTGASDSCVILWKDVTEAEQAEEQAKREEHLVKQQELDNLLHEKRYLRALGLAISLDRPHTVLTVIQAIRRDPEACEKLEATMLRLRRDQKGPEQRPCCASVSPGTPTPGTAMKPRLCWVCYCNTNPLKSCWPTRACVLHWRPYCPTLNGTFRGLAGLCRQPPSWTSYGTT; this is translated from the exons ATGGCTGAGGCCGCGTCCGGAGTGAGCCGCTTCAAGGCGAA CTATGCTATTGAGCGCAAGATGGAACCTTTCTACAAGGGCGGGAAAGTACAG CTGGACCAGCCTGGCCGGCACCTCTTCTGCGTCTGTGGTACCAGAGTCAACATCCTGGATGTGGCCTCAGGGGCTGTACTGAGGAGCCTGGAGCAG GAGGACCAAGAAGACATCACTGCCTTTGACCTCAGCCCGGATGATGAG GTGCTAGTGACAGCCAGCCGGGCACTGTTGCTGGCTCAGTGGGCCTGGCGAGAGGGCAGCATTACCCGCCTATGGAAGGCAGTACACACTGCTCCTGTGGCAACCATGGCCTTTGATCCCACCTCCACACTGCTAGCCACAG GTGGTTGCGATGGGGCTGTGCGGGTCTGGGATGTTGTACGGCACTATGGGACACACCACCTTCGGGGCTCTCCTGGAGTTGTGCA tttgGTGGCCTTCCACCCGGATCCCACTCGCCTGCTGCTCTTCTCCTCAGCCGCAGACGCTGCCATCCGCGTGTGGTCACTGCAGGACCGCTCGTGCCTGGCTGTGCTAACTGCCCACTACAGTGCTGTCACCTCACTGACCTTTAGTGCTGATGGCCATACCATGCTCAG CTCTGGACGTGACAAGATCTGCATTCTCTGGGACCTTCACAGCTACCAGGCCACAAGGACTGTGCCAGTGTTTGAG AGTGTGGAGGCTGCTGTGCTGTTGCCTGAGGAGCCAGTTCCTACACTGGGTATGAAGAATTCAGGCCTGCATTTCCTGACTGCTGGTGACCAAG GCAAACTGCGCGTGTGGGAGGCAGCTTCTGGGCAGTGTGTATACACCCAACCACAgctgccaggccctgggcaggaaCTGACCCACTGTGCCCTGGCCCGCACTGCTGGCCTACTCCTCAGTGTCACTGCCGACCACAACCTACTACTGTATGAGGCACAGTCCCTGCAGCTGCAGAAGCAG TTTGCTGGCTACAGCGAGGAGGTATTGGATGTCCGGTTCCTTGGGCCCAAGGACTCCCACATTGTTGTGGCTTCCAATAGCCCTTGCCTAAAAGTATTTGAGCTGCAGACATCAGCCTGCCAGATCCTCCATGGCCACACAG ACATTGTCCTGGCCCTGGATGTTTTCCGGAAGGGGTGGCTCTTTGCCAGCTGTGCCAAG GATCAAAGTGTCCGAGTCTGGAGGATGAACAAAGCTGGCCAGGTGGCCTGTGTGGCCCAGGGTTCTGGGCACACACACAGTGTGGGCACCATCTGCTGCTCCAG GCTAAAGGAATCCTTCCTAGTGACAGGCAGCCAGGACTGTACGGTGAAGTTGTGGCCCCTCCCAGAAGCTCTGCTATCCAAGAGCACTGCCCCAGATGGTAGCTCCATTGTCCTACAGGCCCAGGCCACCCAGCGCTGCCATGACAAG GACATCAACAGTGTGGCTGTCGCCCCTAATGACAAGCTGCTGGCCACAGGCTCTCAGGACCGCACAGCCAAGCTATGGGCTCTGCCACAGTGCCACCTTCTGGGTGTTTTCTCTGGCCACCGGCGTGGCCTCTGGTGTGTTCAGTTCTCACCCATGGACCAGGTGCTGGCCACAGCCTCGGCTGATGGTACCATCAAGCTCTGGGCATTGCAGGATTTTAGCTGTCTCAAG ACATTTGAGGGGCATGATGCTTCAGTACTGAAGGTAGCCTTTGTGAGCCGTGGCACACAGCTGCTGTCTAG TGGTTCTGACGGGCTTGTGAAGCTTTGGACCATCAAGAATAATGAGTGTGTGCGGACACTGGATGCCCATGAAGATAAGGTCTGGGGGTTGCACTGCAGCCAGCTGGATGACCGCGCCGTTACTGGGGCCAGCGACTCCTGTGTCATTCTGTGGAAG GATGTGACTGAGGCAGAACAGGCGGAGGAGCAAGCCAAGCGGGAGGAACACTTGGTTAA GCAGCAAGAGCTGGACAACCTGCTCCATGAGAAGCGGTATCTGCGGGCTCTAGGCCTGGCCATCTCCCTGGATCGGCCCCATACTGTGCTAACTGTTATCCAGG CCATCCGCAGAGACCCTGAGGCCTGTGAGAAGTTGGAAGCCACCATGCTGAGATTGAGGCGAGACCAGAAAGGTCCTGAGCAG AGGCCCTGCTGCGCTTCTGTGTCACCTGGAACACCAACTCCCGGCACTGCCATGAAGCCCAGGCTGTGTTGGGTGTGCTACTGCAACACGAACCCCCTGAAGAGCTGCTGGCCTACCAGGGCGTGCGTGCTGCACTGGAGGCCCTACTGCCCTACACTG AACGGCACTTTCAGAGGCTTAGCCGGACTCTGCAGGCAGCCACCTTCTTGGACTTCCTATGGCACAACATGA
- the Noxo1 gene encoding NADPH oxidase organizer 1 isoform X1, with product MASPRHPLSVRAVALVQVQRLQVPTFPPQTFAFSVRWSDGSNTFVRRSWGEFRQLQKTLKDTFPVEAGLLRRSDRILPRLPDTPLLMRGGRTGRGLARLRLLDTYAQALLATAERVSRSLALTNFFAPQPLDLEPVLPPGSLVILPAPEEPLSEPANSLAIHSLEAQRLRCLQPFRTQDTQGRPFLAGAQESLDVLLRHPSGWWLVENEDLQTAWFPAPYLEEVALGQDKEAGLNLGTIGTQFCASRAYEGSRDDELSVPVGARVRVLQTSDRGWWLCRYSGKTGLLPAVLLQPEGLGSLLSGTGILGEDTAEEATTIPPAVPTRPPLSAIQSRCCTITRRALGRAPGPLGPP from the exons ATGGCCAGCCCTCGGCACCCGTTGTCTGTGCGCGCGGTGGCTCTGGTGCAGGTGCAGCGGCTCCAG GTACCCACCTTTCCTCCCCAGACGTTCGCCTTTTCGGTTCGCTGGTCTGATGGCAGCAACACCTTTGTGCGCAGGAGCTGGGGCGAGTTCAGACAGCTCCAA AAGACCCTCAAGGACACCTTTCCAGTGGAGGCGGGCCTGCTGCGGAGATCTGACCGCATTCTTCCTAGGCTTCCTG ACACACCACTGCTAATGCGAGGGGGGCGCACGGGCCGCGGCCTAGCACGGCTGCGGCTGCTGGATACCTATGCACAGGCGCTATTGGCCACTGCTGAGCGGGTATCTAGGAGCCTGGCACTCACCAACTTCTTTGCACCGCAACCCCTGGACCTGGAGCCCGTGCTGCCTCCTGGAAG CCTGGTGATCCTGCCTGCCCCAGAGGAGCCTTTATCAGAACCCGCCAACAGTCTTGCCATCCACAGCCTGGAGGCTCAGAGGCTTCGCTGCCTGCAGCCCTTTCGCACCCAGGATACACAGGGCAGGCCTTTCCTTGCAGGGGCCCAGGAAAGCCTGGATGTGCTGCTGCGACACCCCTCAG GTTGGTGGCTGGTGGAAAATGAGGACCTACAGACAGCCTGGTTTCCAGCTCCCTacctggaggaggtggccctAGGCCAGGACAAAGAGGCAGGCCTGAACCTGGGAACCATCG GGACCCAGTTCTGTGCTTCCCGTGCCTATGAAGGCAGCCGTGATGATGAGCTCTCAGTGCCTGTGGGGGCACGAGTTCGTGTGCTACAAACTTCAGACCGTGGCTGGTGGCTCTGCAG ATACAGTGGCAAGACCGGTCTGCTCCCAGCAGTGCTGCTGCAGCCTGAAGGGCTGGGTTCACTCTTGAGTGGGACAGGGATACTTGGTGAGGACACAGCAGAGGAGGCCACTACTATTCCCCCTGCTGTGCCCACCCGCCCACCATTGAGTGCCATCCAGAGCCGCTGCTGTACCATTACCCGCAGGGCACTAGGGAGGGCTCCAGGACCACTGGGCCCTCCTTGA